One genomic segment of Marinitoga piezophila KA3 includes these proteins:
- a CDS encoding DNA polymerase domain-containing protein yields the protein MNVSAIWQNPNNKQFYYKERPFSKWIKLNKSLTFLFERHLKKEIVQLLRENNFKNSDIKNVEEDWKDIFNKPLVKVNFENNISYYRYNNFLKKLKEKGIGIYGRDIINIFPYDISERIEDKRIWFLDIEVEGDEDIAEDSVPSSILAKGMIISITYYDSYEKEYYSIIVSREKVDTFNKKIRFVDSEEELLKTFNNLLKRKVPDIITGWYSNGYDIPYIINRGKKYHIIISAIDGLKPYSSYKKQPSGYRFNNSIPGVNLLDYMELYKKYIFEKPPSYKLDEIARIHNIEGKSEYMGFLNYKKNFEKFVEYIFRDVEILVELEDKLNLLNLICGLQSVIRIPINMLLAPSISIEHYLQQFLLPEKKSFKENYNIYSSKNVDFEGAIVLQPPDKKYENVIVLDYASLYPNAIQTFNLSPETLRYDFNYNGKHVDIGLMIQDEGKDYIPLKYTLEIEGVLPSLIRYLLKERLKFKQLKKSTPPDNPEYIKYDIKQSNYKILLNSMYGVIGTERFPLHDKRVAASITGGARGALRYMNNKLNNHEFKDVDINGRKISFRTEVIYSDTDSSFNVIHCEEKLSKEDVVQIGRYIATYINDNIAKEFVVKYSNTEEIINRNSLKVEVDKIFKVVRFFGVKKRYFGYDFDKNIITHGVEIVRVDTPRKIKDILKDLFIKALDGVLKKEDLIRYYNVIKQTPLEEIAISKTVTKIDFDKYKTIPNHVRAIQLMREIYKFKYTLNDKLLYFHIKYNNRRNYRIVERIFNKKFKDVALVSACIEREHLPQFVKLVKANELEIDYYTLFDKQVLSTLKQFSEYREIIKEVKNEIEKMEGINNKSEQLKLF from the coding sequence ATGAATGTTTCCGCTATATGGCAAAATCCGAATAATAAACAATTTTACTATAAAGAAAGGCCATTTTCAAAATGGATTAAATTAAATAAATCGCTAACCTTTTTGTTTGAAAGACATTTGAAGAAAGAAATTGTGCAGTTGTTAAGGGAGAATAATTTTAAAAATTCAGATATAAAAAATGTTGAGGAAGATTGGAAGGATATTTTCAATAAACCTTTAGTAAAGGTAAATTTTGAGAATAATATTTCGTATTATAGATATAATAATTTTTTGAAAAAATTAAAAGAAAAAGGAATAGGTATATATGGAAGGGATATTATAAATATTTTTCCTTATGATATTTCTGAAAGAATAGAGGATAAACGTATCTGGTTTCTGGATATAGAGGTTGAAGGCGATGAGGATATTGCTGAAGATTCAGTTCCATCATCTATTTTAGCTAAAGGAATGATAATTTCTATTACATATTATGATTCATATGAAAAAGAATATTATTCCATTATTGTTAGTAGAGAAAAAGTTGATACGTTTAATAAGAAAATAAGATTTGTTGATAGTGAAGAGGAGTTATTAAAAACGTTTAATAATCTTTTGAAGAGAAAGGTTCCTGATATTATTACAGGATGGTATTCAAATGGATATGATATTCCATATATTATAAATAGAGGAAAGAAATATCACATAATCATTTCAGCTATTGATGGATTAAAGCCGTATTCTTCATATAAGAAACAACCTTCTGGATATAGGTTTAATAATTCTATTCCTGGTGTAAATTTGCTTGATTATATGGAGTTATACAAGAAGTATATTTTTGAGAAACCACCATCATATAAGCTTGATGAGATTGCCAGAATTCATAATATTGAAGGAAAAAGTGAATACATGGGATTTTTGAATTATAAGAAAAATTTTGAAAAGTTTGTAGAATATATTTTTAGAGATGTTGAGATATTGGTTGAATTGGAAGATAAATTAAATCTTTTAAATTTGATTTGCGGGTTACAATCTGTAATTAGAATACCTATAAATATGTTATTGGCACCTTCTATATCAATAGAACATTACTTACAACAATTTTTATTGCCAGAGAAAAAATCATTTAAGGAAAATTATAATATATATAGTTCAAAGAATGTTGATTTTGAAGGAGCTATTGTTTTACAGCCACCGGATAAAAAATATGAAAATGTAATTGTACTTGATTATGCATCTCTTTATCCAAATGCAATTCAAACTTTTAATCTTTCTCCAGAAACTCTTAGATATGATTTTAACTATAACGGAAAACATGTTGATATTGGATTGATGATTCAGGATGAAGGAAAGGATTATATTCCGTTAAAATATACTCTTGAAATTGAAGGCGTATTGCCTTCTTTAATTAGGTATCTTTTAAAAGAACGTTTGAAATTTAAGCAATTAAAAAAATCTACTCCTCCAGATAATCCTGAATATATAAAATATGATATTAAACAGAGTAATTATAAGATTCTGCTAAATTCCATGTATGGTGTAATAGGTACTGAAAGGTTTCCTTTGCATGATAAACGTGTGGCCGCTTCTATAACTGGTGGTGCTCGCGGTGCATTAAGATATATGAATAATAAACTCAATAATCATGAATTTAAAGATGTTGATATAAATGGCAGGAAGATATCTTTTAGAACAGAGGTTATATATTCTGATACCGATAGTTCATTTAATGTGATACATTGTGAAGAAAAGTTGTCGAAGGAAGATGTTGTTCAAATTGGGAGATATATAGCAACATATATAAATGATAATATTGCTAAAGAGTTTGTTGTTAAATATTCCAATACTGAAGAGATAATAAATAGAAATTCTTTAAAGGTGGAAGTTGATAAGATATTTAAGGTTGTTAGATTTTTTGGAGTTAAGAAACGTTATTTTGGATATGATTTTGATAAAAATATTATTACACATGGAGTTGAAATTGTAAGGGTTGATACCCCAAGAAAAATAAAGGATATATTAAAGGATTTGTTTATTAAAGCTTTAGATGGTGTGTTGAAAAAAGAGGATTTAATTCGATATTATAATGTTATAAAACAAACACCTCTTGAAGAAATTGCCATTTCAAAGACTGTTACAAAGATAGATTTTGATAAGTATAAGACAATTCCAAATCATGTTCGTGCAATTCAATTAATGAGAGAGATATATAAGTTCAAATATACATTAAACGATAAGTTGTTATATTTTCACATAAAATATAATAATAGGAGAAATTATAGAATTGTTGAAAGGATTTTTAATAAGAAGTTTAAGGATGTTGCACTTGTTTCTGCGTGTATAGAAAGGGAACATTTGCCACAATTTGTTAAACTCGTAAAGGCAAATGAGCTTGAGATAGATTATTATACGCTTTTTGATAAGCAGGTTTTATCTACGTTGAAACAGTTTTCTGAATATCGTGAAATTATAAAAGAGGTAAAGAATGAAATTGAAAAAATGGAAGGGATTAATAATAAAAGCGAGCAATTAAAATTATTTTAA
- the trmB gene encoding tRNA (guanosine(46)-N7)-methyltransferase TrmB, translated as MHDKIAVLKYFLKPQTFDEYPVNWKDIFGNRKKLYVEIGFGSGEYMAALAKENPDINFVGFETSLTALYKAQINFYKNNIKNARVIQGDARLLIRELFPSGSISKLIVNFPCPWPKKRHKERRIFIESFILTLADVLRKGGTIELATDVDWYAQEVYDNFSKSEFFEAQEIIENFNRPIKTKYELKWDKEGRNKYLFIAKKVKDYKVLRILEGVSEMPHKNINSIDIDKLKDLKDKKFQEGNKTFVVNNVYEDMINDRYLLKVVSSDDDFIQQYYVAIYKKTNSWLVKLDSVTIPYRTPAVKFSVYKIAELIEEI; from the coding sequence ATGCATGATAAAATAGCAGTTTTAAAATATTTTTTAAAACCGCAGACTTTTGATGAGTATCCTGTAAATTGGAAGGATATTTTTGGAAATAGGAAGAAATTATATGTTGAAATAGGTTTTGGAAGTGGAGAGTATATGGCAGCACTTGCTAAAGAGAATCCAGATATTAATTTTGTTGGCTTTGAAACTTCTTTAACAGCTTTATATAAGGCTCAAATTAATTTTTATAAGAATAATATTAAGAATGCCAGGGTTATTCAAGGTGATGCAAGGTTGTTAATCAGAGAATTGTTTCCGTCTGGTTCTATTTCAAAGCTTATTGTGAATTTTCCATGTCCATGGCCAAAGAAAAGACATAAGGAAAGAAGAATTTTTATTGAATCATTTATTTTAACCCTTGCTGATGTATTAAGAAAAGGTGGAACTATTGAACTTGCTACAGATGTTGACTGGTATGCACAGGAGGTTTATGATAATTTTAGTAAATCAGAATTTTTTGAGGCACAGGAAATAATAGAGAATTTTAATAGACCAATAAAAACGAAGTATGAGTTAAAATGGGATAAAGAAGGAAGAAATAAGTATTTATTTATTGCTAAGAAAGTGAAAGATTATAAGGTTTTGAGAATTCTGGAAGGAGTGAGTGAAATGCCTCATAAGAATATAAATTCTATAGATATTGATAAATTAAAGGATTTAAAGGATAAAAAGTTTCAAGAAGGTAATAAAACGTTTGTTGTAAATAATGTTTATGAAGATATGATAAATGATAGATATTTGTTAAAGGTTGTTTCTTCAGATGATGATTTTATTCAACAGTATTATGTTGCTATTTATAAAAAGACCAATTCATGGCTTGTTAAACTGGATTCTGTAACTATCCCGTATAGAACACCAGCTGTTAAGTTTTCTGTTTATAAAATTGCTGAGTTAATTGAGGAAATATAA
- a CDS encoding methyl-accepting chemotaxis protein — MKIKTKMLLLMVVGGVIVGIVGALVFYEICVLQCKWNDYIESVTIRQKLVSDIKEEFGYGGAIHSFKNYILRGEEKYLSLFEKKKNEIMENIEKYEKLPDISSDELKSLNVIKNTLLKYYENINLVNSLKSRGKSINEIDTIIKIDDEPALKAFDILDKIMDNLTEEKTKKFEENIKKLKYLVTAVSILVIAMMVIIQLYLVKSIKPLHFVKDKLKELSKSGGDLVTKLEVKTYDEVGEISRFFNDFTETFRNSLCRFFNRFRNSISKFNIINHELKIFKVNFDDMDKSLFNTKELMDNITSYIEEQNMSTLEISNNIQKLANTSVELSNIAHEISEVAGTGRKSIGIVNKTINNISDNMIPIVEKVKNVSNKAQIINDVVETITSISEQTNLLALNAAIEAARAGEAGKGFSIVAEEIRKLAEESRSAAESIRENLGEVMLGVKETSDMVINMSEDIKSVTKINDKTSDQLYELIDSVEKISISADNLAASVQEQGAAVEELSASSQRITELINTLKNYMENIVKEEKYMNTKNKYLFDIIENEIKQLTKTVEIFSTFKMFKKENIIAELKNAIKNHEEWISKFEDAINNNTYLIVEDESQKCEFGLFINVIGNNIPDEINDIWKEIIILHNELHNYAKKYEYKNQNKNEKLLKDARITLSKMNESINTAIRKLKN, encoded by the coding sequence GTGAAAATAAAAACAAAAATGTTATTATTAATGGTTGTTGGTGGGGTGATAGTTGGCATTGTTGGAGCACTTGTATTTTATGAAATATGCGTTTTACAATGTAAATGGAATGATTATATTGAATCAGTAACCATACGGCAAAAATTGGTCTCTGATATAAAAGAGGAATTTGGATATGGTGGAGCTATACATTCATTTAAAAATTATATCTTAAGAGGTGAAGAAAAATATCTTTCATTATTTGAAAAAAAGAAGAATGAAATTATGGAAAATATTGAAAAATATGAAAAACTACCTGATATATCTTCAGATGAATTAAAATCTTTAAATGTGATAAAAAACACATTACTAAAATACTATGAAAACATAAATCTTGTTAATTCTCTCAAAAGCAGAGGAAAATCAATAAATGAAATTGATACAATTATAAAAATAGACGATGAACCTGCTTTAAAAGCTTTTGACATACTTGATAAAATTATGGATAATTTAACAGAGGAAAAAACTAAAAAGTTTGAAGAAAATATTAAAAAACTAAAATACCTTGTAACTGCTGTTTCAATACTGGTAATTGCAATGATGGTTATAATTCAACTTTATCTGGTTAAAAGCATTAAACCGCTACATTTCGTAAAAGATAAATTAAAAGAACTCTCAAAAAGTGGTGGTGATCTGGTAACAAAATTAGAAGTAAAAACATATGATGAAGTTGGAGAAATATCGCGATTTTTTAATGATTTTACAGAAACATTTAGAAATTCATTATGTAGATTCTTTAACAGGTTTAGAAACAGTATCTCTAAATTCAATATAATAAACCATGAATTAAAAATATTTAAAGTAAATTTTGACGATATGGATAAATCGCTATTTAATACAAAAGAACTAATGGATAATATTACTTCATATATAGAGGAACAAAATATGAGCACTTTAGAAATCTCAAATAATATCCAAAAACTTGCAAACACATCTGTTGAACTCAGCAATATAGCTCACGAAATTAGTGAGGTTGCAGGTACAGGGAGAAAAAGTATTGGAATTGTAAATAAAACAATAAATAATATCTCTGATAACATGATACCAATAGTAGAAAAAGTAAAAAACGTCTCAAATAAAGCACAAATTATAAATGATGTTGTAGAAACAATTACAAGCATTTCAGAACAGACAAACCTTCTTGCATTAAATGCTGCAATTGAAGCTGCAAGAGCTGGAGAAGCTGGTAAAGGTTTCTCAATAGTAGCTGAAGAAATAAGAAAACTTGCTGAAGAAAGCAGAAGTGCTGCAGAAAGTATAAGAGAAAACCTTGGTGAAGTTATGCTTGGAGTTAAAGAAACCTCTGATATGGTTATTAACATGTCAGAAGATATAAAATCCGTAACCAAAATAAACGATAAAACATCTGATCAATTATATGAGCTTATAGATTCTGTAGAAAAAATTTCTATATCAGCTGATAATCTTGCAGCAAGTGTCCAGGAACAGGGTGCAGCTGTTGAAGAATTATCAGCTTCATCTCAAAGAATTACAGAACTAATAAATACCTTAAAAAATTACATGGAAAATATAGTTAAAGAAGAAAAATACATGAATACAAAAAACAAATATCTCTTTGATATAATAGAAAATGAAATTAAACAACTAACTAAAACTGTAGAAATCTTTTCCACCTTTAAAATGTTTAAAAAAGAAAATATTATTGCAGAACTGAAAAATGCAATAAAAAATCACGAAGAGTGGATATCAAAATTCGAAGATGCAATAAATAACAATACATATTTAATTGTAGAAGATGAATCTCAAAAATGTGAATTTGGTTTATTTATAAATGTAATTGGAAATAACATACCTGATGAAATAAACGATATATGGAAAGAAATTATAATCCTACATAACGAACTACACAATTATGCTAAAAAATACGAATATAAAAATCAGAATAAAAACGAAAAATTATTAAAAGATGCCAGGATAACATTATCAAAAATGAATGAATCTATAAATACCGCTATAAGAAAATTAAAAAATTAA
- the sufC gene encoding Fe-S cluster assembly ATPase SufC, which translates to MLLSIKNLKAKVIEDDKEILKGVNLTINPGEIHVLMGPNGSGKSTLSNVIMGSPKFEVTDGEVLFEGKDILNLDTNERAKLGIFLTFQHPQEIEGVKMRQFLINAYRHMHPDEKVSPIELNKRLNKLCEEINLSPSFLERYVNSGFSGGEKKKSEILQLFFLKPKLVIIDEIDSGLDVDALRDVAEAINKLKTEDMSILMITHYQRILKYLHPDFVHVYVNGRIVHTGDASLAEEIEEKGYSILNEFVDADTVKGW; encoded by the coding sequence ATGTTATTATCTATTAAAAATTTAAAAGCTAAAGTCATTGAAGACGACAAAGAAATATTAAAAGGCGTGAATTTAACTATAAATCCTGGCGAAATACATGTATTAATGGGACCAAACGGTTCTGGTAAATCAACACTTTCAAATGTTATTATGGGATCACCAAAGTTTGAAGTAACTGATGGTGAAGTTTTATTTGAAGGAAAGGATATTTTAAACCTCGATACAAATGAAAGGGCTAAGTTAGGAATATTTCTGACTTTTCAACACCCTCAGGAAATTGAGGGGGTTAAAATGAGACAGTTTTTAATTAATGCATACAGACATATGCATCCTGATGAAAAGGTTTCGCCTATTGAATTAAACAAGAGATTGAATAAGTTATGCGAAGAGATAAATCTTTCACCATCATTTTTAGAAAGATACGTTAATTCTGGATTTTCCGGTGGAGAAAAGAAAAAGAGTGAAATTTTGCAATTGTTTTTCTTAAAGCCTAAGCTCGTAATTATTGACGAAATAGATTCCGGGTTAGATGTTGATGCTTTAAGAGATGTTGCTGAAGCTATTAATAAATTAAAGACTGAGGATATGAGTATTTTAATGATTACACATTATCAGAGAATTTTGAAATATTTGCATCCTGATTTTGTTCATGTATATGTTAATGGAAGAATTGTTCATACAGGCGATGCATCACTTGCTGAAGAAATTGAGGAAAAGGGTTATAGTATCTTAAATGAGTTTGTTGATGCTGACACTGTAAAGGGGTGGTAA
- a CDS encoding methyl-accepting chemotaxis protein — MKIKTKMMLLLVLAVVVFTIIGSFVFLETSSLEDKWIDYIDSVTTRQKILSDIKAQFGYGGGIHIFKNYVLRGYDKYISAFEEKEKAILKDFAEYEKLHDVSQEELKNLEIIKNTFMQYSQNLQLAIKLKKEGKSISEIDKIIKIDDGPALKAFGELEKIMDKLTREKTDEFEGNIRRLQYLITAVSIALIITVLVTFMYILYMMVPLYSVRNKLEELSKSGGDLVSKLEVKTSDEIGEISKFFNHFIDSFRTSLQGFFNRFRNNITQFNTINHELKIFKTNFDDIDDALTRTKSSLDNITSYVEEQNASTLEISDNIQNLANTAVELSNIAHEISDVAESGRKSLNNVNETINNISESMVPIVDKVKAVSDKAQIINEVVETITSISEQTNLLALNAAIEAARAGEAGKGFAVVADEIRKLAEESRNAAESIRENLGEVMTGVNEASDMVIEMSENIKSVSEMNDKTSNELYELIDSVEKISNYADNLAASAQQQGAAVQELSASSQNITELVNNLKEEMDEIVEEEKYMNDRNMDLLKIVEEEANQLINTVETFSTFKMFTHKDLINELNGAKEAHRRWVKRFEESVHNNTWLAAEDNPHRCGFGVFVKVLSKNVPEEINDIWSEILKYHEQLHNYAKNFEYKNRDKNEKLLSNVKETSTKLESLIDQAINKLS, encoded by the coding sequence ATGAAGATTAAAACAAAGATGATGTTATTATTAGTTCTGGCAGTAGTTGTATTCACTATTATTGGATCATTTGTTTTTCTTGAAACAAGTAGTCTGGAAGATAAATGGATAGATTATATTGACTCGGTCACAACAAGACAGAAAATATTATCAGATATTAAAGCACAATTTGGATATGGTGGAGGTATCCATATATTCAAAAACTATGTTCTTAGAGGATATGACAAATACATTTCCGCCTTTGAAGAAAAAGAAAAGGCAATATTAAAAGATTTTGCTGAATACGAAAAATTACATGATGTAAGTCAGGAAGAATTAAAAAACCTTGAAATTATAAAAAATACATTTATGCAATATAGTCAAAATCTACAATTAGCAATAAAACTCAAAAAAGAAGGAAAATCAATAAGTGAAATAGATAAAATAATAAAAATAGATGATGGTCCAGCATTAAAAGCTTTTGGAGAACTTGAAAAAATAATGGACAAATTAACCAGAGAAAAAACAGACGAATTTGAAGGAAATATAAGACGTCTTCAATATCTAATAACAGCTGTATCAATAGCCTTAATCATTACTGTACTTGTAACCTTTATGTATATATTATACATGATGGTACCATTATATTCTGTAAGAAACAAACTTGAGGAACTTTCTAAAAGCGGTGGTGATCTGGTAAGCAAACTTGAAGTAAAAACATCAGATGAAATTGGAGAAATATCTAAATTCTTTAATCATTTTATAGATTCATTTAGAACATCTCTTCAGGGATTTTTCAATAGATTTAGAAACAACATCACACAATTTAATACAATTAATCATGAATTAAAAATATTCAAAACCAACTTTGATGATATAGATGATGCATTAACAAGAACAAAAAGTTCTCTGGATAATATTACCTCATATGTAGAAGAACAAAATGCAAGTACATTAGAAATATCTGACAACATTCAAAATCTTGCAAACACAGCTGTAGAATTAAGTAATATAGCTCATGAGATAAGTGATGTGGCAGAAAGTGGAAGAAAAAGTCTTAACAATGTAAACGAAACTATAAACAACATTTCTGAAAGTATGGTTCCAATAGTTGATAAAGTAAAAGCAGTATCCGATAAAGCCCAGATTATAAATGAAGTTGTGGAAACAATTACAAGTATTTCTGAACAAACAAATCTTCTTGCACTAAATGCTGCAATTGAAGCTGCAAGGGCTGGCGAAGCAGGAAAAGGATTTGCTGTAGTTGCTGATGAAATAAGAAAACTTGCAGAAGAAAGTAGAAATGCTGCAGAAAGTATAAGAGAAAATCTTGGTGAAGTTATGACAGGTGTCAACGAAGCATCGGATATGGTAATTGAAATGTCTGAAAATATAAAATCTGTATCTGAAATGAATGACAAAACATCAAATGAACTATATGAATTAATTGATTCAGTGGAAAAAATCTCAAATTATGCTGACAATTTAGCCGCAAGTGCTCAACAGCAAGGAGCAGCCGTTCAGGAATTATCAGCCTCATCTCAAAATATCACCGAACTTGTTAATAATCTAAAAGAAGAAATGGATGAAATTGTTGAAGAAGAAAAATACATGAACGATAGAAATATGGATTTATTAAAAATCGTTGAAGAAGAAGCAAATCAACTTATAAATACTGTGGAAACATTCTCAACATTTAAAATGTTTACACATAAGGATCTTATTAATGAACTAAATGGTGCCAAAGAAGCTCACAGAAGATGGGTAAAAAGATTTGAAGAATCTGTTCATAACAACACATGGCTGGCAGCAGAAGATAATCCTCACAGATGTGGATTTGGTGTATTTGTAAAAGTATTATCTAAAAATGTACCTGAAGAAATAAATGATATATGGTCTGAAATCTTAAAATATCATGAACAATTACACAATTACGCTAAAAACTTTGAATATAAAAATAGAGATAAAAATGAAAAATTATTATCAAATGTAAAAGAAACATCTACAAAACTCGAATCATTAATAGATCAGGCTATAAATAAACTAAGTTAA
- the nadA gene encoding quinolinate synthase NadA: MINQTAIERDFIEKIIELKKEKGYTILAHNYQIGELQDIADITGDSLQLARLATEIENDKILFLGVDFMAETLKILNPSKKIIVPTKGSTCPMANSLTPEIIKEFKEKYPEAPVVLYVNSTAACKVYADYTCTSANAVDVVSKIDSDIVLFGPDKNLGSYVAEKTGKKVIPIPGDTGYCYVHNRFSAEDVKKVREEHPDAKIIIHPESPKEARDLCDYIGSTGQMMKFPETDDAKEFIIGTEVGMIHKLENTFKDKKFYPLKELAICNNMKKNNLKNVYLSLLNEEHEIELPEEIMEKAKIPILNMFKIME; this comes from the coding sequence ATGATAAATCAAACAGCTATTGAAAGAGATTTTATTGAAAAGATTATAGAATTAAAGAAAGAGAAAGGTTATACAATTCTTGCTCATAATTATCAAATTGGAGAATTACAGGATATAGCAGATATTACAGGTGATTCATTACAGCTTGCCAGATTGGCAACGGAAATTGAAAACGATAAGATACTCTTTCTTGGTGTAGATTTTATGGCAGAAACATTAAAGATTTTAAATCCTTCAAAGAAAATAATAGTACCAACAAAGGGTTCTACATGTCCAATGGCAAACTCATTAACTCCGGAAATAATAAAGGAATTTAAAGAAAAATATCCAGAAGCTCCTGTTGTATTGTATGTGAACAGTACTGCAGCATGTAAGGTATATGCAGATTATACATGTACTTCAGCAAATGCTGTTGATGTAGTTAGCAAAATAGATTCAGATATAGTATTATTTGGACCAGATAAGAATTTGGGATCATATGTTGCAGAAAAAACAGGTAAAAAGGTTATTCCAATTCCAGGAGATACCGGATACTGTTATGTTCACAATAGATTTTCAGCAGAGGATGTTAAAAAAGTAAGAGAAGAACATCCAGATGCAAAGATTATAATACATCCAGAATCACCAAAGGAAGCAAGAGATTTATGTGATTATATTGGAAGCACAGGACAGATGATGAAATTTCCTGAAACAGATGATGCTAAAGAATTTATCATTGGTACTGAAGTTGGAATGATTCATAAATTAGAAAATACATTTAAAGATAAAAAGTTTTATCCATTAAAAGAACTTGCTATATGTAATAATATGAAAAAGAATAATTTGAAGAATGTATATCTCTCTTTATTAAATGAAGAACACGAAATAGAACTTCCTGAAGAAATAATGGAAAAAGCAAAGATTCCTATTTTAAATATGTTTAAAATTATGGAGTGA
- the nadC gene encoding carboxylating nicotinate-nucleotide diphosphorylase, with the protein MFKYEIELLKDWIERDNSFFDIASYELRDKEASGIIILKNSEVVLSGIEIIKRLFEEYNIDYDFKFNDGEKVDKGIIGEIKGNAYNVLIVERTMLNILSMMSAIATKTHNLVSKIDGKTRLAATRKVFPGLGNLEKLAVLHGGGDTHRWNLSESIMLKDNHIKMYGGIENAINTARKYKSFTKKLEIEVENEKDAIIAAKNGVDIIMLDNFSAEKAKETARKLKENYPHIIIEVSGGISEDNYLEYVDDNIDIISMGKLTTEIKYIDFSLEMK; encoded by the coding sequence ATGTTTAAATATGAGATTGAGTTGTTAAAGGATTGGATTGAAAGGGATAATTCTTTTTTTGATATAGCTTCATATGAATTGAGAGATAAAGAAGCTTCAGGGATAATAATTTTAAAAAATTCAGAAGTTGTGTTGTCTGGAATTGAGATTATAAAAAGATTATTTGAAGAATATAATATCGATTATGATTTTAAGTTTAATGACGGTGAAAAGGTTGATAAAGGAATTATTGGTGAAATTAAAGGAAATGCATATAATGTTCTTATTGTTGAAAGAACAATGTTGAATATTCTTTCTATGATGAGCGCAATTGCAACTAAGACTCATAATCTTGTAAGTAAAATAGATGGTAAAACCAGATTAGCAGCAACGAGAAAGGTTTTTCCAGGTCTTGGAAATCTTGAAAAATTAGCTGTATTACATGGTGGAGGCGATACACATCGCTGGAATCTTTCAGAAAGTATAATGCTTAAGGATAATCATATAAAGATGTATGGCGGTATAGAAAATGCAATAAATACAGCCAGGAAATATAAATCATTTACAAAAAAATTGGAAATTGAAGTTGAAAATGAAAAAGATGCTATTATTGCTGCAAAAAATGGTGTTGATATTATTATGCTTGATAATTTTTCTGCTGAAAAAGCCAAAGAAACTGCAAGAAAATTAAAAGAAAATTATCCCCATATAATAATAGAAGTTTCCGGTGGAATAAGTGAAGATAATTATCTGGAATACGTTGATGATAATATAGATATAATATCAATGGGAAAATTGACCACAGAAATAAAATATATAGATTTTTCTCTTGAAATGAAATAA
- the nadX gene encoding aspartate dehydrogenase: MKIFLIGAGNSAKIILEELKEELDKVYVYDVDKSQIEKLKEFYNISYADIKDIANLDIDYVIEVASTKAVVEYGKFVIENNKNFIILSTGAFADRDFLNDFQEALKKSNSRVYVVSGAIGGIDLINAINDKIKSITLTTRKPPKSLGLEIDEEKVIFEGSSTEAIKRFPKNVNVAVTLSLAARDFDKVKVRIIADPKVERNIHNIKINSIAGNYEFTFENFPSENPKTSYLAPLSVAGLLKNINSKIKIGG; the protein is encoded by the coding sequence ATGAAAATTTTCTTGATTGGTGCCGGGAATTCGGCAAAGATTATTTTGGAAGAATTAAAAGAAGAATTGGATAAGGTTTATGTGTATGATGTTGATAAATCCCAAATTGAAAAATTAAAGGAATTTTATAATATTTCTTATGCAGATATAAAGGATATTGCGAATTTAGATATAGATTATGTTATAGAAGTTGCATCAACAAAGGCTGTTGTGGAATATGGAAAGTTTGTTATTGAAAATAATAAGAATTTTATTATTTTAAGCACAGGTGCTTTTGCTGATAGAGATTTTTTAAATGATTTTCAGGAAGCGTTGAAAAAATCAAATAGTAGAGTTTACGTTGTTTCTGGAGCTATTGGGGGAATTGACCTTATTAATGCAATAAACGATAAGATAAAATCAATTACATTAACAACAAGAAAACCTCCAAAAAGCCTTGGACTTGAAATTGATGAGGAAAAGGTTATATTTGAAGGAAGTTCAACGGAAGCAATAAAGAGATTCCCTAAAAATGTAAATGTAGCTGTGACATTATCGCTTGCAGCAAGGGATTTTGATAAGGTAAAGGTTAGAATTATTGCTGATCCTAAAGTAGAAAGAAATATTCATAATATAAAAATTAATTCAATAGCGGGAAATTACGAGTTTACATTTGAAAATTTCCCTTCTGAAAATCCTAAAACAAGTTATTTAGCACCGTTATCTGTAGCAGGATTATTAAAAAATATAAATTCAAAAATCAAAATAGGAGGATGA